A single window of Archangium gephyra DNA harbors:
- a CDS encoding HAD-IG family 5'-nucleotidase, producing MSCCPVSPKLSPTGPIPGSPTTSDPLHGSFRSSLNRANAEQAERRAQQLFADAELARLLSVPRAPLRQVPRARDIFVNRNLRMAGVELIGFDMDYTLAIYHMRRLEQLAYDMTLAKLVSERGYPSVVGQLQYDHHFVMRGLAVDKENGNLLKMDRFGYVGRAWHGLRPLDREVWKKLYRNQRVKLKNPQFAWIDTLFALPEAWLFAGIIELLESLGQRVDYGKLYDDIRDAIDTVHRDNSLKREVRKELGRYIFQDPELGPALHKLRSGGKRLFLLTNSAWDYTDAVMRYLLDGQLAEYPSWRNYFDYIVTLAAKPAFFSEQRPFLELETAGPGEEARVVGQATSVERGKVYQGGNLLQFEQQTGYAGECVLYVGDHIYGDILKSKKTSLWRTCMVVQEIEDEITYTDGQRERILRLADVELARERLDDEVAHHKGQLNVLDRKLERGDLEPEATARLEEERRKVKAELDKLRWALREATEIADTLECEVEEGFNPYWGLLFKEGHENSRFGEQVERYACLYTSRVSNFLHDSPVQYYRSPRELMPHEHAGSWSAKLSPVGSEGPAKGDP from the coding sequence ATGTCTTGCTGTCCTGTGTCACCGAAACTCTCTCCGACCGGACCCATCCCGGGGAGCCCGACGACCTCGGATCCCCTCCACGGCAGCTTCCGCTCCTCGCTCAACCGGGCCAATGCCGAGCAGGCCGAGCGCCGTGCCCAGCAGCTCTTCGCCGACGCCGAGCTCGCCCGCCTGCTGAGTGTGCCCCGGGCGCCCCTGCGCCAGGTGCCTCGCGCGCGGGACATCTTCGTCAACCGCAACCTGCGCATGGCCGGCGTCGAGCTGATCGGCTTCGACATGGACTACACGCTGGCCATCTACCACATGCGCCGGCTGGAGCAGCTCGCCTATGACATGACGCTGGCGAAGCTCGTCAGCGAGCGCGGCTACCCCTCGGTCGTCGGCCAGCTCCAGTACGACCACCACTTCGTGATGCGCGGGCTCGCCGTGGACAAGGAGAACGGCAACCTGCTGAAGATGGATCGCTTCGGCTACGTGGGGCGGGCCTGGCACGGCTTGAGGCCGCTGGATCGCGAGGTGTGGAAGAAGCTGTACCGCAACCAGCGCGTGAAGCTGAAGAACCCCCAGTTCGCGTGGATCGACACGCTCTTCGCGCTGCCCGAGGCGTGGCTCTTCGCCGGCATCATCGAGCTGCTGGAGTCGCTGGGCCAGCGGGTGGACTACGGCAAGCTGTACGACGACATCCGGGACGCCATCGACACGGTGCACCGGGACAACTCGCTCAAGCGCGAGGTGCGCAAGGAGCTGGGGCGCTACATCTTCCAGGATCCGGAGCTGGGCCCGGCGCTGCACAAGCTGCGCTCGGGAGGCAAGCGGCTGTTCCTGCTGACGAACTCGGCGTGGGACTACACGGACGCGGTGATGCGCTACCTGCTGGACGGGCAGCTGGCGGAGTACCCCAGCTGGCGCAACTACTTCGACTACATCGTGACGCTGGCGGCCAAGCCGGCGTTCTTCTCCGAGCAGCGGCCCTTCCTGGAGCTGGAGACGGCCGGCCCGGGCGAGGAGGCGCGGGTGGTGGGCCAGGCCACGAGCGTGGAGCGCGGCAAGGTGTACCAGGGCGGCAACCTGCTGCAGTTCGAGCAGCAGACGGGCTACGCGGGCGAGTGCGTGCTGTACGTGGGCGATCACATCTACGGGGACATCCTCAAGTCGAAGAAGACCTCGCTGTGGCGCACGTGCATGGTGGTGCAGGAGATCGAGGACGAGATCACCTACACGGACGGCCAGCGCGAGCGGATCCTACGGCTGGCCGACGTGGAGCTGGCGCGGGAGCGGCTGGACGACGAGGTGGCGCACCACAAGGGCCAGCTCAACGTGCTGGACCGGAAGCTGGAGCGCGGGGACCTGGAGCCGGAGGCGACAGCGCGGTTGGAGGAGGAGCGGCGGAAGGTGAAGGCGGAGCTGGACAAGCTGCGCTGGGCGTTGCGCGAGGCGACGGAGATCGCGGACACGCTGGAGTGCGAGGTGGAGGAAGGCTTCAACCCGTACTGGGGCCTGCTCTTCAAGGAGGGGCACGAGAACAGCCGGTTCGGCGAGCAGGTGGAGCGTTACGCGTGTCTGTACACGAGCCGGGTGTCGAACTTCCTGCACGACTCGCCGGTGCAGTACTACCGCTCGCCGCGAGAGCTGATGCCTCACGAGCACGCGGGCTCCTGGTCGGCGAAGCTGTCGCCGGTGGGCAGCGAGGGACCGGCGAAGGGCGATCCCTGA
- a CDS encoding serine/threonine protein kinase — protein MSTAYRLTGRIEAGDLAELYEAVQEPGGPRVVIKLFHPKTSDPRYASTLAGVYSVLNPLNPEGIVPVLDIGFVKQRLAVVRDAVEGHSLGTALYRLNTKEVLLPPATALWLIIQLLESVERAHAAGVIHGSITPGNVLLSRGGLPSVCDFGALQALLAVPELKRAFAGRGRSAYRAPEVGRGEPPDVFSDIYSIGAIAYELLTLREAVIPEGGVSTRRAGLPPPSRLDRRLHARLDPIILRALEATPSRRFRSCAEFAASLRNFLSTHGGLPGAEDARRFVAELFPNEMAAGAAPGPVPFSERFSLTPISGVSLAEVGADALEKSVVVRPSFSPALSEADTMEAPPAFEEYQPEPTMAPGPIMDRGLLDSTQVLGAEAAKEVLESTYVGPREGAAEVTHFGKDGTQVRARLKEGTQVTRVEPKDAPEPGRSQAPGDDEQTWVAPPGAAPSKPRRAPVLPGGAAPREVTRIGKNPRLRVVEDYSRPEPEPEPRPEPHKPPVDPDDLIDTAKIEPTGVRIRPPLSEGTQTRARLPPSLVRGHVSEQPPAAEPDRSYIPMPPPTSPEVKAAVAQRRLFTEERNLLADLRRRRQMLAVAGGIALVGVVCFAFAAWKFSQRPQLDTDPKVSAVSGAVEQYLQMPDAPPSGAGKPGSTAPQDPGGVSPQSGIEEAPRSSVAYLSLEANQPARAYIDGVRVKRNLPLVRYPVKPGNREIIIETIGLPRQRELFEVRLERGEHKKLEQLFKPPPHR, from the coding sequence ATGAGCACCGCCTACCGGTTGACCGGCCGCATCGAGGCTGGAGATCTCGCCGAGCTGTACGAGGCCGTCCAGGAGCCAGGGGGGCCCCGGGTCGTCATCAAGCTCTTCCACCCGAAGACGTCCGACCCGCGCTACGCCAGCACGCTGGCCGGGGTCTACAGCGTCCTCAACCCGCTCAACCCCGAGGGCATCGTCCCCGTCCTCGACATCGGCTTCGTCAAGCAGCGGCTCGCCGTGGTGCGCGACGCCGTCGAGGGCCACTCCCTGGGCACCGCGCTGTACCGGCTCAACACCAAGGAGGTCCTCCTCCCGCCGGCCACCGCGCTCTGGCTCATCATCCAGCTGCTCGAGTCCGTGGAGCGCGCCCACGCGGCGGGCGTCATCCACGGCTCCATCACCCCGGGCAACGTGCTGCTCTCGCGCGGCGGGCTGCCCTCGGTGTGCGACTTCGGGGCGTTGCAGGCGCTCCTGGCCGTGCCGGAGCTCAAGCGCGCCTTCGCCGGCCGGGGCCGCAGCGCCTACCGCGCCCCCGAGGTGGGCCGGGGCGAGCCCCCGGACGTGTTCTCGGACATCTACTCCATCGGCGCCATCGCCTACGAGCTGCTCACCCTGCGCGAGGCCGTCATCCCCGAGGGCGGCGTCAGCACCCGCCGCGCCGGCCTGCCTCCGCCCAGCCGCCTGGATCGGCGCCTGCACGCGCGGTTGGATCCGATCATCCTGCGCGCGCTGGAGGCCACGCCCTCGCGGCGCTTCCGCTCCTGCGCCGAGTTCGCCGCCTCGCTGCGCAACTTCCTGTCCACCCACGGGGGCCTGCCCGGCGCCGAGGACGCGCGCCGCTTCGTGGCCGAGCTCTTCCCCAACGAGATGGCCGCGGGGGCCGCGCCCGGCCCGGTGCCTTTCTCCGAGCGCTTCTCGCTCACGCCCATCTCCGGTGTGTCACTGGCGGAAGTGGGCGCCGACGCGCTGGAGAAGTCCGTGGTGGTACGGCCCTCGTTCAGCCCGGCCCTCAGCGAGGCCGATACCATGGAGGCCCCGCCCGCCTTCGAGGAGTACCAGCCCGAGCCCACCATGGCTCCCGGGCCCATCATGGACAGAGGCCTCCTGGACTCCACCCAGGTGCTCGGGGCCGAGGCCGCGAAGGAGGTGCTCGAGTCCACCTACGTGGGGCCCAGGGAGGGCGCCGCCGAGGTCACCCACTTCGGGAAGGACGGCACCCAGGTCCGCGCCCGGCTGAAGGAGGGCACCCAGGTCACCCGGGTGGAGCCCAAGGACGCCCCCGAGCCCGGCCGCTCCCAGGCACCAGGGGACGACGAGCAGACGTGGGTGGCACCTCCCGGGGCCGCGCCGTCCAAGCCGCGCCGCGCTCCCGTGTTGCCGGGGGGCGCCGCGCCCAGGGAAGTCACGCGCATCGGCAAGAATCCCCGCCTGCGCGTGGTGGAGGACTACTCCCGCCCCGAGCCGGAGCCGGAGCCGCGGCCCGAGCCCCACAAGCCTCCGGTGGATCCGGATGACTTGATCGACACCGCGAAGATCGAGCCGACGGGCGTGCGCATCCGTCCGCCGCTCTCCGAGGGCACGCAGACGCGCGCTCGTCTGCCTCCGTCACTGGTACGGGGCCATGTGTCCGAGCAGCCCCCGGCGGCCGAGCCGGATCGCTCGTACATCCCCATGCCGCCGCCCACGTCGCCCGAGGTGAAGGCGGCGGTGGCCCAGCGCCGCCTGTTCACCGAGGAGCGCAACCTCCTGGCGGATCTGCGGCGCCGGCGTCAGATGCTGGCCGTGGCCGGTGGCATCGCGCTGGTGGGGGTGGTGTGCTTCGCCTTCGCGGCGTGGAAGTTCTCGCAGCGCCCCCAGCTCGACACGGATCCCAAGGTGTCCGCGGTCAGCGGCGCCGTGGAGCAGTACCTCCAGATGCCGGATGCGCCGCCTTCCGGAGCCGGGAAACCGGGTTCCACCGCACCGCAGGATCCCGGGGGGGTCTCTCCCCAGAGCGGGATCGAGGAGGCTCCCAGGAGCTCGGTCGCGTACCTGTCGCTCGAGGCCAACCAGCCGGCGCGCGCCTATATCGACGGCGTGCGGGTGAAGCGCAACCTGCCGCTGGTGCGCTATCCGGTGAAGCCGGGCAACCGGGAGATCATCATCGAGACGATCGGCCTCCCGCGCCAGCGCGAGCTGTTCGAGGTGCGCCTGGAGCGCGGCGAGCACAAGAAGCTGGAGCAGCTCTTCAAGCCACCCCCCCACCGCTGA
- a CDS encoding response regulator — MDRTRVFVVEDQPNLLRNLLKVLGSFPELEVVGSAQDGEQAVEEVVRVQPQLVLLDLELPGFNGIEVTRRVKRRAPGVEVLILTSFEDEQKVYEAIQAGASGYLVKRVGPEKIRSGIREVMEGGTVLEPLIARRFWNYFQSIQAKPPEAEKQNPWGLTPAEFDVLRYVAKGLSNAEVGRVMTLERRTVRTHLSHIYRKMGVNSHVEAVVLALRAGLVEL; from the coding sequence ATGGACCGCACCCGCGTCTTCGTCGTCGAGGATCAGCCGAACCTGCTGCGCAACCTCCTCAAGGTGTTGGGGAGCTTTCCGGAGCTGGAGGTGGTGGGCAGCGCCCAGGATGGGGAGCAGGCGGTGGAGGAGGTGGTGCGGGTGCAGCCGCAGCTGGTGCTGTTGGACCTGGAGCTGCCGGGGTTCAACGGCATCGAGGTGACGCGGCGGGTGAAGCGCCGGGCGCCCGGGGTGGAGGTGCTCATCCTCACGTCCTTCGAGGACGAGCAGAAGGTGTACGAGGCCATTCAAGCGGGGGCCTCGGGGTACCTGGTGAAGCGGGTGGGGCCGGAGAAGATCCGCTCGGGCATCCGCGAGGTGATGGAGGGGGGCACGGTGCTCGAGCCCCTCATCGCGCGGCGCTTCTGGAACTACTTCCAGTCGATTCAGGCGAAGCCGCCCGAGGCGGAGAAGCAGAACCCCTGGGGCCTGACGCCGGCCGAGTTCGACGTGCTGCGCTACGTGGCCAAGGGCCTGTCCAACGCCGAGGTGGGGCGGGTGATGACGCTGGAGCGGCGCACGGTGCGCACGCACCTCTCACACATCTACCGGAAGATGGGCGTCAACTCGCACGTGGAGGCGGTGGTGCTGGCCCTGCGCGCGGGGCTCGTGGAGCTCTGA
- a CDS encoding cytochrome P450 has protein sequence MERQLLCRAMTGSTVTDRNLFSPENLRNPIPLYKDLRENDPVHFVEPMQAWFITRHDDVMEGFRDPRLSASRGQLFEYQLQGVDPNVAREFLGTIQHQMFMKDGSEHVRLRRQTLTGFSNQKLDDMRPTVHRIMRELLDEVYPQGHMDLLKDIAFPMPALALAELINVPLADRARFKRWSEYLADFSAPAVGANPVELATNANQAMVEMKQLLLPVIEERRRNPGTDSLSLMIQAEAEGRMTPEELVANICLIMFAGHTTTTDQLCNGLYDLLTHPDQLQKLRADMGLMKSAVEEMLRYTSAVPSITRVAGEDFEWHGKQLRKGQLVFLMMASANRDPSAFPEPDRFDITRDSTQQKHASFGFGAHHCMGAGLSRRELEIGLTLLLERLPGLRLDETRQPRLKCHSLTFRGFDSLPLRW, from the coding sequence ATGGAGCGGCAACTACTGTGCCGCGCCATGACTGGCTCCACCGTTACCGACCGCAACCTCTTCAGCCCCGAGAACCTGCGCAATCCCATCCCGCTCTACAAGGATCTGCGGGAGAACGATCCGGTTCATTTCGTGGAGCCGATGCAGGCGTGGTTCATCACCCGCCATGACGACGTGATGGAGGGCTTCCGGGATCCGCGCCTGAGCGCCTCCCGCGGACAGCTCTTCGAGTACCAGCTCCAGGGGGTCGACCCGAATGTCGCCCGGGAGTTCCTGGGGACCATCCAGCATCAGATGTTCATGAAGGATGGCTCGGAGCACGTGCGGCTGCGCCGGCAGACGCTCACGGGCTTCTCCAACCAGAAGCTGGACGACATGCGCCCCACCGTCCACCGCATCATGCGCGAGCTGCTGGACGAGGTGTATCCCCAGGGCCACATGGATCTGCTCAAGGACATCGCCTTCCCGATGCCCGCGCTCGCCCTGGCCGAGCTGATCAACGTCCCGCTCGCGGATCGCGCCCGCTTCAAGCGCTGGTCCGAGTACCTGGCCGATTTCAGCGCCCCCGCCGTGGGCGCCAACCCGGTGGAGCTGGCCACCAACGCCAACCAGGCCATGGTGGAGATGAAGCAGTTGCTGCTGCCCGTCATCGAGGAGCGCCGCCGCAACCCTGGTACGGACTCGCTCAGCCTGATGATCCAGGCGGAGGCCGAGGGCCGGATGACCCCGGAGGAGCTGGTGGCCAACATCTGCCTCATCATGTTCGCCGGGCACACCACCACCACCGATCAGCTCTGCAACGGCCTCTACGATCTGCTCACCCACCCCGATCAGCTCCAGAAGCTGCGGGCGGACATGGGGCTGATGAAGTCGGCGGTGGAGGAGATGCTGCGCTACACCTCGGCGGTGCCCTCCATCACCCGCGTGGCCGGCGAGGACTTCGAGTGGCATGGCAAGCAGCTGCGCAAGGGACAGCTCGTCTTCCTGATGATGGCCTCGGCCAACCGGGATCCCTCGGCCTTCCCGGAGCCGGATCGCTTCGACATCACCCGGGACAGCACGCAGCAGAAGCACGCCTCGTTCGGCTTCGGGGCGCACCACTGCATGGGGGCCGGCCTGTCCCGCCGCGAGCTGGAGATCGGCCTCACCCTGCTGCTGGAGCGCCTGCCCGGGCTGCGCCTGGACGAGACGCGGCAGCCACGGCTCAAGTGCCACAGCCTGACCTTCCGCGGCTTCGACTCCCTGCCCCTGCGCTGGTGA